Genomic segment of Candidatus Methylarchaceae archaeon HK02M2:
ATCAGTAATTGAATAATGAATCATACTCATAACCCTTCTTGCATGCTCAAGACTAACCACCTCAGCTCCATAATTCGATGCAAGAATTCCAGAATAAAGAAGTAAATCTAACGCGTACCTGACATCACCATTTACTGGAGGTTTTGAAGTCACATCAGCGATATATTCCAATACATCTGTTGTCACGACTTTTGGTAGAAAAGCCTCTTTAACTCTAGTCTCTAGTATATCGAAGATTTCTCTTGAATTATATGAGTTAAATCGTATAAGGAATGTACCAAGGGTACTGAGTTCAGCTCTATCTAGCTTTTCGTGAAATTTTGTGCTTCTCGCTGTGAGGATTACGCCTAAAACATTGGTCGGTTTGCCTGGCAAAACTTCATCAAGCCTTGTAAGGGCATATATTGCAGATTCCTTTGAATGTTTTACAAAGTAATCTGCTTCATCAAAGGATATTAGTAGGTACTTTTTAGTACTTTGCAAGTGTTTCATCAACTCTATGAGGAGCTCTTCTGCATTAAGATTCGCTGAGAAGACTTCTGGAGTTGCCTCTTGCACCAAATATCTATACAAAATTATTCGGCTTGCACCATGGACCTTTGGATTAAGGTAAACATGTTTTAGGTTTATTTTTCTCTTCCTCCCTTCATTCTGAAACATTTCTCCAAAACGAACAGTTGTAACGGTCTTTCCACTGCCCACATCACCTATTAATTGTAACACTTTTGAGTATGATTTTGAAGGATTTCGAAGGGAATCCCATAAAAAGTCCTTCAAGAGTTTTATCTGCTCTTCGCGATGAGGAAGAAATTCAGGGATATATCTTGGGGAGAGTTTATCTCTGTCCTTGAAGATCAAATCCTATCTAAATTAATAAGTGGTCATTATTATTTTTACCATTGAAAATAATCTCAATCTCTGTTCAGAAGATTGTTATTTCAGTATGTTTTCAAGGATACTAGTTAAACAGTTCAAAAGCTATTCATCTATAATAATTATAATATACTATTAATCAATAAGTCTTGTTA
This window contains:
- a CDS encoding AAA family ATPase; this encodes MIFKDRDKLSPRYIPEFLPHREEQIKLLKDFLWDSLRNPSKSYSKVLQLIGDVGSGKTVTTVRFGEMFQNEGRKRKINLKHVYLNPKVHGASRIILYRYLVQEATPEVFSANLNAEELLIELMKHLQSTKKYLLISFDEADYFVKHSKESAIYALTRLDEVLPGKPTNVLGVILTARSTKFHEKLDRAELSTLGTFLIRFNSYNSREIFDILETRVKEAFLPKVVTTDVLEYIADVTSKPPVNGDVRYALDLLLYSGILASNYGAEVVSLEHARRVMSMIHYSITDEDIINLSDKGKIVLLAIARALRSAKNPYVSLRDIRSMCSLICEDHKLKAIDEIEEYVQDLADRDIVDIKSLTSIGISRVPMEDLEKFLEGLMERIRIDVNDK